Proteins encoded by one window of Aspergillus puulaauensis MK2 DNA, chromosome 4, nearly complete sequence:
- a CDS encoding cytochrome P450 (COG:Q;~EggNog:ENOG410PK2P;~InterPro:IPR001128,IPR002401,IPR036396;~PFAM:PF00067;~TransMembrane:1 (o6-26i);~go_function: GO:0005506 - iron ion binding [Evidence IEA];~go_function: GO:0016705 - oxidoreductase activity, acting on paired donors, with incorporation or reduction of molecular oxygen [Evidence IEA];~go_function: GO:0020037 - heme binding [Evidence IEA];~go_process: GO:0055114 - oxidation-reduction process [Evidence IEA]), with the protein MAVVNIIVTLTIPLLTAIGYGLYCGFQHRCKINELRKQGIRMPKEWNWFTGHLLVLQKYVDRLPADAHVLLAVHELAKDYADTEIFLMDVWPVFPAVYMIYDPDASVHVSTKYNLPKTDNFDKFMHPITGGPSLLSMNDAEWKKWRSIFNPGFSFGNMAYHIPTVVDSVQVFCDILRDKVGTGIFQLDELTTRLTMEVILRVTLDMDSNYQRSENELVHALNTITAWHSFWDPRVLTNPIRPLVQKYHSRVMDRCIRKELDKRFAEMKHPSHSSSSKRVKSVIALALEAYLADHHQKAGETNKLDDVFAKYATHQIRLFLFAGNDTTSSSMVYVYHMLSKHSAALAQVRQEHDRIFGPDASAAAQLLKSNPALLNRCPYTLAVIKETLRLFPPAATTRQGLNDITLTDRHGNLYPLDREMGAEIVHPTVQKNPRIWPHAEEFLPERWLVDAEHELYPNPAAFRPFEQGPRNCIGQNLVYNEMRILLVMTARVFDIKPAYDEWDAMKLASEGPLPKLARFVGLGGNQIKTVHGERAYQTEKAGTHPADGYPCRVSLAQ; encoded by the exons ATGGCTGTCGTGAATATTATTGTGACACTCACCATCCCACTCCTGACAGCCATTGGGTATGGTTTATACTGCGGCTTCCAGCACCGTTGTAAAATCAATGAGCTCCGCAAACAAGGAATT CGCATGCCGAAGGAGTGGAACTGGTTCACTGGCCATCTGCTGGTACTCCAAAAATACGTCGATCGTCTGCCCGCTGACGCTCATGTTCTTCTCGCAGTGCATGAACTGGCCAAGGACTACGCCGATACAGAAATCTTCTTAATGGACGTCTGGCCGGTGTTTCCTGCGGTCTACATGATCTATGATCCAGATGCCTCCGTGCATGTCTCAACCAAATACAATCTCCCCAAGACCGATAACTTTGATAAGTTCATGCATCCAATCACAGGTGGACCAAGTTTACTTTCGATGAACGACGCcgagtggaagaagtggcGGTCGATCTTCAATCCAGGGTTTAGTTTCGGTAACATGGCATACCATATACCGACAGTGGTTGATTCTGTACAAGTTTTCTGTGATATACTTCGGGACAAGGTCGGAACGGGGATATTTCAGCTCGATGAGCTCACTACTCGCTTGACTATGGAGGTCATACTTCGAGTAACCCT TGATATGGACTCGAACTATCAACGCTCCGAGAACGAATTGGTGCACGCCCTGAACACCATCACTGCATGGCATTCATTCTGGGACCCGCGCGTCCTAACGAATCCCATTCGGCCATTAGTCCAAAAGTACCACAGCCGTGTTATGGATCGGTGCATCCGGAAGGAACTGGACAAGAGATTCGCCGAAATGAAACACCCATCCcattcgtcgtcgtcgaagcGCGTCAAATCTGTCattgcccttgcccttgaggCATACCTAGCTGATCACCACCAGAAGGCTGGTGAAACGAACAAGCTCGACGACGTCTTCGCAAAATACGCAACCCACCAGATCCGCCTGTTCCTATTCGCTGGTAACGACACCACTTCAAGCAGTATGGTTTATGTGTACCACATGCTCTCAAAACACTCCGCTGCGTTGGCCCAAGTACGACAAGAGCACGATCGTATTTTCGGTCCGGATGCCTCCGCTGCAGCGCAACTTCTCAAGTCCAACCCTGCTCTCCTAAACCGATGCCCGTATACTCTAGCTGTCATCAAAGAAACACTACGGTTATTCCCCCCAGCCGCAACTACGCGCCAAGGGCTCAACGACATAACCTTAACTGACCGCCACGGCAATCTCTACCCACTTGATCGTGAAATGGGAGCGGAAATCGTGCACCCAACTGTCCAGAAAAACCCACGGATATGGCCACACGCCGAGGAATTCCTCCCAGAGCGATGGCTTGTCGATGCCGAACACGAACTATATCCGAACCCAGCTGCGTTCCGTCCCTTTGAGCAAGGCCCACGAAACTGCATCGGGCAAAATCTCGTCTATAACGAGATGCGGATATTATTGGTGATGACTGCGAGGGTGTTTGATATCAAACCAGCGTACGATGAATGGGATGCAATGAAACTGGCAAGTGAAGGGCCTTTGCCGAAACTTGCCAGGTTTGTGGGCCTCGGTGGTAACCAAATCAAAACTGTACACGGGGAAAGAGCATACCAGACAGAAAAGGCTGGCACCCATCCAGCTGATGGGTATCCGTGTCGTGTATCGTTGGCACAATAA
- a CDS encoding uncharacterized protein (COG:S;~EggNog:ENOG410PRW1;~TransMembrane:1 (i102-127o)) — protein MGWFDGRSSTSGGAYVRRRSDRSPSRRSTYSTHHNRHSAPSIFDFGGTSRSGRASPSVFSSFSSSSSRRARPRSGFIQRVIRYIRRLFRDISNYAQRHPMKVLLLVVVPLITSGVLVKLFAMIGIHLPKHIFGGESSARSGGDGGGVADNINGLMKIAKMLM, from the coding sequence ATGGGCTGGTTCGACGGCCGATCCTCAACATCTGGCGGTGCTTATGTGCGGAGGCGTTCAGACCGCTCTCCCTCTCGTCGGTCCACCTATTCCACTCACCACAATCGCCATTCCGCTCCGTCAATCTTCGATTTCGGTGGTACCAGTCGTTCAGGGCGCGCGAGCCCGTCTGtgttctcttccttttcttcctcctcgtcgcgaAGGGCTCGTCCGCGCTCCGGGTTCATCCAGCGTGTAATCCGCTACATCAGACGCTTGTTCCGTGACATCTCCAATTATGCACAGCGCCACCCGATGAAGGTTCTGCTGCTGGTTGTTGTCCCATTGATCACAAGCGGTGTGCTTGTCAAGCTGTTCGCTATGATTGGAATTCATCTCCCAAAGCATATCTTTGGTGGGGAGTCTTCCGCAAGATCTGGTGGTGACGGTGGTGGCGTGGCCGACAATATTAATGGACTTATGAAGATTGCAAAGATGCTGATGTAG
- the ptyA gene encoding putative tyrosine/serine protein phosphatase (COG:S;~EggNog:ENOG410PKQK;~InterPro:IPR000387,IPR029021,IPR026893,IPR016130;~PFAM:PF13350;~go_function: GO:0004721 - phosphoprotein phosphatase activity [Evidence IEA];~go_function: GO:0004725 - protein tyrosine phosphatase activity [Evidence IEA];~go_function: GO:0016791 - phosphatase activity [Evidence IEA];~go_process: GO:0016311 - dephosphorylation [Evidence IEA]), which produces MPDTGLDRPFDGIINFRDVGRTVNQFAGQELLKEGVLFRSARLDEASKEDIRRITDGLHISSIIDLRSTTEHQMAIKKYKRWHDIPTMTSADSEPREEEEEEEEETYVHLPSLDNADTRRHLISLTGKAFERQLLWRLDWWNFTKVLAYIAAGFRQDAVRIVGENVMKPAGLTGLAMDTLEASAAEIKSVFDVFSSSSDIDADHCSSAPGTGSGILVHCTQGKDRTGLIILLSLLLTGIVDAEVMASEYVLSEKELENEPAEEKEERMREIRALGLGEEYARCPKDFTERVTGFLREKYGGARGYLEYIGVEERDIENVKRRLLA; this is translated from the exons ATGCCCGACACCGGCCTTGACCGTCCGTTCGACGGCATCATCAACTTCCGCGATGTCGGCCGAACTGTCAACCAATTCGCTGGGCAGGA ACTCCTAAAAGAGGGCGTCCTCTTTCGAAGTGCTCGG CTCGATGAGGCGTCCAAGGAGGATATCCGTCGTATAACAGACGGCCTGCATATATCCTCTATCATTGATCTGCGCTCTAC AACAGAACACCAAATGGCCATTAAGAAGTACAAGCGCTGGCATGATATCCCCACAATGACGTCTGCAGACTCTGAAcccagggaagaagaagaagaagaagaagaagaaacctacgtccatcttccctctctcGACAACGCTGATACTCGGCGCCATCTGATCAGTCTTACGGGAAAGGCCTTTGAGCGACAGCTTCTGTGGAGATTGGATTGGTGGAATTTCAC GAAAGTCCTTGCATATATAGCAGCAGGGTTTAGACAAGATGCCGTGCGCATAGTCGGCGAGAACGTGATGAAACCCGCTGGGCTGACGGGGCTAGCGATGGATACGCTCGAGGCGAGCGCGGCTGAAATAAAGAGCGTTTTCGAtgttttttcttcatcctcagaTATAGATGCAGATCACTGTTCATCGGCTCCTGGGACTGGTTCTGGTATTCTAGTGCACTGTACGCAAGGGAAAGACCGGACGGGACTGATCATCCTTCTCTCGCTTTTGTTGACGGGTattgttgatgctgaggtTATGGCGAGTGAATATGTGCTTTCTgagaaggagttggagaatgAGCCGgctgaagagaaggaggagaggatgAGGGAGATTAGGGCTTTAGGGCTGGGTGAGGAGTATGCGAGGTGTCCGAAGGACTTTACGGAGAGGGTTACGGGGTTCCTACGTGAGAAGTACGGGGGTGCTCGGGGATATTTGGAGTACATTGGAGTGGAGGAGAGAGACATTGAAAATGTGAAGAGACGGTTATTGGCTTAG
- a CDS encoding uncharacterized protein (COG:S;~EggNog:ENOG410Q2KF): MRAEEINSEAEGQFGLRNSRLHTRQLAEPRDERDGLRRSMMGYDGHDNTLVQFNGADYDMYEDTNSTVAYAVQLAMKDNEDWLVETALERIRRAHSEGQKNVTFSKRELQALERRRLQASADSAADNHHIKRPGNQTGVAPVPPFPLDTSIHGTWARTTSASASPQSSTTLRSPLQPPFPNTMNHAPPFHTAPTIPRSHPEDYQRISSYQAPYVREHGHSLHSPTDPQRGSETRPRQKPHTNASSHTSLVPPEPFGSKDNESGKSSPQRHSPASSGDEIPMVEVTERKVPSSPIHGPDRVARQRTNRP, encoded by the coding sequence ATGCGAGCTGAGGAGATAAATAGTGAAGCGGAGGGTCAATTTGGTTTGAGGAATAGTCGGCTGCACACAAGACAATTAGCTGAGCCTCGGGACGAGAGAGATGGATTGCGGAGGTCTATGATGGGATACGATGGACACGATAATACACTAGTACAGTTCAATGGTGCCGACTACGATATGTACGAGGACACGAACAGTACTGTTGCATATGCGGTTCAGCTGGCAATGAAAGACAATGAAGACTGGCTGGTGGAGACAGCGCTGGAGCGAATTCGACGTGCGCATTCCGAAGGCCAAAAGAACGTTACGTTTTCCAAGCGGGAACTCCAAGCACTAGAGCGCAGGCGACTACAGGCGAGCGCAGATTCAGCAGCCGACAATCACCATATAAAGAGACCAGGAAACCAAACTGGCGTCGCACCCGTCCCGCCATTTCCCCTAGACACCAGTATTCATGGCACTTGGGCTAGGACGACGAGTGCATCTGCTAGTCCGCAGTCGTCGACGACGCTCCGGTCCCCACTTCAACCTCCTTTCCCCAACACCATGAATCATGCGCCGCCGTTCCATACAGCTCCTACAATCCCTCGCTCCCACCCGGAAGATTACCAACGGATATCTTCGTACCAGGCACCTTACGTGCGGGAACATGGCCACTCCTTGCACAGTCCTACTGACCCTCAACGCGGGTCTGAGACGCGTCCAAGGCAGAAACCGCACACAAACGCTTCATCGCATACGTCGCTTGTTCCACCGGAGCCATTTGGCAGCAAAGACAACGAGAGCGGTAAAAGCAGTCCCCAAAGACACAGCCCAGCCAGTAGTGGCGATGAAATACCAATGGTGGAGGTCACAGAACGCAAAGTACCCAGCTCTCCTATCCATGGGCCTGACAGGGTCGCTCGCCAACGCACCAACCGTCCTTGA
- a CDS encoding Frag1/DRAM/Sfk1 family protein (COG:T;~EggNog:ENOG410PVZH;~InterPro:IPR019402;~PFAM:PF10277;~TransMembrane:6 (i7-28o59-77i97-119o131-151i163-187o199-222i)) yields MWIISFWIFPVISAVMWIVMLGVMLGVWRAQGSPDYPSMEPGQRIAYISDVGAQGLKPLFITGSVITVVFLDLSFLAERWLRHAGQLVPNKGILDKACAIGSILFSIAGAAGLILLSIFDTYRHSRLHGGFLAMFLVAYLVSAILICIEYLRIGIFYRSQHRVLLASFIIKAVFVVTEIALAIGFGICGWHQPHRRNAAAVLEWVIALVFTFYVLSFVIDLLPSVRTRNHVPQGEKGMGPRHSDQHEMVEAPLTQDSAGPNANANTNYYRGAHF; encoded by the exons ATGTGGATTATTTCTTTCTGGATATTCCCCGTTATTTCCGCGGTCATGTGGATAG TCATGCTCGGGGTAATGCTAGGAGTATGGCGTGCACAGGGTTCTCCCGACTATCCTAGCATGGAACCAGGTCAAAGAATCGC ATATATATCCGATGTTGGCGCACAGGGCCTGAAACCACTCTTCATCACCGGCAGCGTAATCACGGTTGTGTTCCTCGACCTCTCGTTCCTCGCCGAACGATGGCTGCGACACGCCGGGCAGTTGGTTCCCAATAAAGGGATATTGGACAAAGCCTGCGCCATTGGATCTATATTATTCTCGATCGCGGGTGCTGCGGGTTTGATCTTGCTGTCGATTTTCGACACATACCGCCATTCCCGCCTCCATGGCGGGTTTTTGGCGATGTTCCT CGTCGCGTACCTTGTCAGCGCTATTCTCATTTGTATCGAGTACCTCCGCATCGGTATCTTTTACCGATCCCAGCATCGCGTGCTCCTGGCTAGTTTCATCATCAaggccgtcttcgtcgtcactgAAATCGCTCTGGCGATTGGCTTTGGTATCTGCGGGTGGCATCAACCTCACCGCAGGAATGcagctgctgttctcgaaTGGG TGATCGCCTTGGTATTCACGTTCTACGTCCTCTCATTTGTGATCGATCTGCTACCGTCCGTCCGTACACGGAACCATGTCCCGCAAGGCGAGAAGGGCATGGGCCCCCGCCATTCAGACCAGCATGAGATGGTGGAAGCACCCCTGACGCAAGATTCCGCTGGGCCgaacgccaacgccaacaccaacTACTACCGCGGAGCGCACTTCTAG
- a CDS encoding putative endoplasmic reticulum DnaJ domain protein Erj5 (COG:O;~EggNog:ENOG410QDG0;~InterPro:IPR001623,IPR036869;~SECRETED:SignalP(1-20);~TransMembrane:1 (n3-14c18/19o166-187i)), giving the protein MKTAALRLVLLAVLSVLAAAWSKEDYEIFRLHDEVSAAEGAGVTFYDFVGAQPNANQNDLNKAYRKTSKLLHPDKVKRSFIANASKDQERSKTNQKGVHVNRGPTKREIAAAEKEAHERAQRLNVVANILRGPGRERYDYFLKNGFPKWRGTGYYYSRFRPGLGSVIVGLLLAFGGGAHYGALILSWKRQRDFVDRYVRQARRAAWGDELGVRGINSAPSPAPAPATDSGEASAQPMNRRQKRMMDRENRKEKKNGGSKPGSRSTGTSTPTGETVEPTGERKRVVAENGKVLIVDSVGNVFLEEESEDGERQEFLLDVEEIERPTVRDTMIFKLPGWVYRKTVGQVLGTSNMVDDGAVSEGEEMDDVVEQPEQSEQSSSAAASGKASRRRKGKRSQRS; this is encoded by the exons ATGAAGACAGCAGCTCTACGTTTGGTTCTGCTGGCTGTTCTCTCTGTTCTTGCCGCAGCCTGGTCAAAGGAGG ACTACGAGATTTTCCGTCTTCATGATGAAGTTAGTGCTGCAGAAGGGGCGGGTGTGACATTCTACG ACTTCGTAGGTGCTCAACCCAACGCCAACCAGAATGATCTGAATAAAGCCTACCGTAAAACCTCGAAACTCCTCCATCCGGACAAAGTCAAGCGCTCTTTTATCGCCAATGCCTCCAAAGACCAGGAGAGATCCAAAACTAATCAGAAGGGCGTACACGTCAACCGTGGGCCTACGAAGCGAGAAATCGCGGCTGCTGAAAAGGAAGCCCACGAACGAGCCCAGAGACTCAACGTTGTTGCCAACATTCTTCGCGGCCCGGGCCGTGAGCGTTATGACTACTTCCTGAAGAACGGCTTCCCCAAGTGGAGGGGCACTGGATACTACTACTCCCGGTTCCGCCCTGGGCTTGGCTCTGTTATCGTCGGGCTGCTTCTGGCCTTCGGCGGTGGCGCCCATTACGGGGCACTTATTCTCAGCTGGAAGCGTCAACGCGATTTTGTCGACCGCTATGTCCGTCAGGCTAGGAGGGCTGCCTGGGGCGATGAACTTGGTGTTCGGGGCATCAACAGCGCTCCCTCCCCGGCTCCTGCTCCAGCCACAGATTCTGGAGAGGCAAGTGCCCAGCCGATGAATCGTCGACAGAAGCGAATGATGGACCGGGAGAATCgcaaagagaaaaagaacgGTGGTTCGAAGCCAGGGTCGCGTAGTACCGGAACGTCAACCCCAACTGGCGAAACTGTCGAGCCAActggagagaggaagagagtcGTCGCCGAGAACGGAAAAGTCCTGATCGTTGATTCTGTCGGTAATGTGTttttggaggaggagtcAGAGGATGGCGAGCGTCAGGAATTTCTGCTGGacgttgaggagattgaacgCCCGACGGTGCGTGATACAATGATCTTTAAATTACCTGGTTGGGTTTATCGGAAGACTGTGGGCCAGGTTCTTGGAACGTCTAACATGGTAGATGATGGGGCTGTCTCGGAAGGTGAAGAAATGGATGATGTTGTGGAGCAGCCAGAACAGTCGGAGCAATCTAGTTCGGCCGCGGCTTCAGGCAAAGCATCTCggagaagaaaagggaaGCGCTCGCAAAGGTCCTAG
- a CDS encoding putative COPII vesicles protein Yip3 (COG:U;~EggNog:ENOG410PMV2;~InterPro:IPR004895;~PFAM:PF03208;~TransMembrane:3 (o70-100i121-137o143-160i)), with protein MSPIQLPIDAITSRFGDRFNSLRSQSLGTRFANLRPISEFLDVKRVSKPANFGEAQSRVNYNLSYFSSNYAAVFVMLSIYSLLTNPILLFVIFLVSGGLWGIGKLEGRDLDLGFARFNTSQLYTGLLLVAVPLGFWASPFSTFLWLIGATGVTVFGHAAFMDKPIENAFSEEAV; from the coding sequence ATGAGCCCAATTCAGCTTCCCATCGACGCCATCACCTCGCGCTTCGGTGACCGTTTCAACAGCCTGCGTTCTCAGTCCTTGGGAACACGGTTTGCCAACCTTCGCCCGATTTCCGAATTCCTCGACGTCAAGCGCGTTTCGAAACCCGCGAATTTTGGCGAAGCTCAGAGTCGGGTTAACTACAACCTGTCGTACTTTTCAAGCAACTATGCCGCCGTTTTCGTGATGCTCAGTATCTACAGCCTGCTAACCAACCCGATACTGCTATTTGTCATTTTTCTGGTTAGTGGCGGTCTTTGGGGTATTGGGAAGCTCGAAGGTCGCGATCTTGACCTCGGGTTTGCCCGGTTCAACACGTCTCAGCTTTACACCGGGTTGCTACTTGTTGCGGTGCCCCTGGGTTTCTGGGCTTCCCCATTTTCTACATTTCTCTGGCTCATTGGAGCCACTGGCGTGACAGTGTTCGGCCATGCCGCATTCATGGATAAACCCATTGAGAATGCTTTTTCCGAGGAGGCGGTCTAG
- a CDS encoding putative DnaJ chaperone (Caj1) (COG:O;~EggNog:ENOG410PME1;~InterPro:IPR001623,IPR036869;~PFAM:PF00226), giving the protein MPRLPDYYKALGVSPGASQREIRTAYKRESLKSHPDRVPEGSPEKAARTRKFQEINDAYYTLSDDSRRREYDARRNLEQEVDEEEEIPSSDNGFWSSFGFGSADREERSNEQFGSVFEEMLHEEGMDGSGAEGSNSHFWSIVGGASGGALGFIVGNAPGAIAGAVAGNRLGAVRDARGKSVYEVFLELPANDRARLLSQLAAKVFQHTMGQ; this is encoded by the exons ATGCCGA GACTTCCCGATTACT ATAAAGCGTTGGGCGTCTCTCCTGGCGCCAGCCAACGAGAGATTCGCACCGCATACAAGAG AGAATCCTTAAAATCCCATCCAGACCGAGTGCCTGAGGGTTCTCCCGAAAAGGCAGCGCGGACACGCAAGTTCCAGGAAATCAATGACGCATACTATACCCTCTCCGACGATTCACGCCGACGCGAATACGATGCGAGGAGAAACCTCGAGCAGGAggtggatgaagaagaggaaattcCAAGTAGCGACAACGGCTTCTGGTCGTCGTTTGGTTTTGGATCTGCGGATCGTGAGGAGCGATCAAACGAGCAGTTCGGATCGGTCTTCGAGGAGATGCTTCACGAGGAAGGAATGGATGGCAGCGGGGCAGAAGGGTCAAATTCACATTTTTGGTCTATTGTCGGAGGAGCAAGCGGAGGAGCACTTGGATTTATCGTGGGCAACGCGCCAGGTGCTATAGcgggtgctgttgctggaaaCCGTCTAGGAGCCGTGCGGGACGCTCGGGGCAAAAGTGTCTATGAGGTTTTCTTGGAGCTACCAGCAAACGACCGCGCGCGACTGCTAAGCCAATTGGCAGCCAAGGTATTCCAGCATACTATGGGACAATGA
- the sec53 gene encoding phosphomannomutase SEC53 (BUSCO:EOG09263YFH;~COG:G;~EggNog:ENOG410PHHP;~InterPro:IPR043169,IPR005002,IPR006379,IPR036412, IPR023214;~PFAM:PF03332;~go_function: GO:0004615 - phosphomannomutase activity [Evidence IEA];~go_process: GO:0009298 - GDP-mannose biosynthetic process [Evidence IEA]) produces MSTVEGAGVYPALENRPLKDTICLFDVDNTLTPARRHATDEMLQVLSQLRQKCAIGSVGGSDFNKQQEQLGSSSVSVTTLFDYCFAENGLTAYRLGKPLASNSFIQWIGEEKYQKLVNFILKYIANLEIPKKRGTFLEFRNGMINVSPIGRNASIDERNEFQEYDRVHNIRQPFVEALKKEFPDYGLSYSIGGQISFDVFPNGWDKTYCLRHVEAEKDISGIQYKSIHFFGDKTFPGGNDYEIYDDPRTIGHSVKDPEDCLKQLRELFQL; encoded by the exons ATGTCTACTGTTGAAGGAGCCGGTGTCTACCCGGCTTTGGAGAATCGCCCATTGAAAGACACAATTTGCCTTTTCGATGTTGATAACACTTTAACGCCTGCAAGAAGG CATGCCACAGATGAGATGCTCCAAGTCCTCTCGCAATTGCGACAGAAGTGCGCCATTGGTTCT GTTGGCGGTTCCGACTTCAATaagcagcaagaacagctTGGTTCCTCGAGCGTGAGCGTTACCACCCTCTTCGACTACTGCTTCGCCGAGAATGGCTTGACAGCCTACCGCCTGGGGAAACCTCTTGCTAGCAATAGCTTCATTCAGTGGATCGGAGAAGAGAAGTACCAGAAGTTGGTCAACTTCATTCTCAAGTACATCGCGAATTTGGAAATTCCGAAAAAGAGGGGTACTTTCCTTGAATTCCGCAACGGAATGATCAACGTTAGTCCCATTGGTAGAAATGCTTCTATTGACGAGAGGAATGAGTTCCAAGA GTACGATAGAGTGCACAACATCAGACAGCCATTTGTGGAAGCTCTCAAGAAGGAATTTCCCGATTACGGTCTCAG CTACTCCATTGGAGGTCAAATATCCTTCGATGTTTTCCCCAACGGCTGGGACAAGACGTACTGTCTAAGACACGTCGAAGCTGAAAAAGATATCTCGGGCATTCAATATAAGTCAATTCACTTCTTCGGTGACAAGACCTTCCCTGGAGGCAACGATTACGAAATCTACGACGACCCCAGGACAATTGGTCATTCCGTTAAGGACCCCGAGGATTGCTTGAAGCAGCTCAGGGAATTGTTCCAACTATAG